One Phoenix dactylifera cultivar Barhee BC4 chromosome 8, palm_55x_up_171113_PBpolish2nd_filt_p, whole genome shotgun sequence genomic window carries:
- the LOC103702006 gene encoding protein NDL2-like, which produces MGESSSSVSVDVERISFGGKEHHIQTSHGPISVAVFGDHEKPALVTYPDVALNYMSCFQGLFFCPEASTLLLHNFCIYHISPPGHELGAAPISSDVPVPSVDHLADQVAEVLDYFGLGSVMCLGVTAGAYILTLFATKYRERVLGLMLVSPLCKAPSWTEWLYNKVLSNLLYFYGMCGLIKECLLQRYFSKEVRGSSQVPESDIVQACRSLLDERQCTNVWRFLQSINGRHDLTESLKKLQCRTLVFVGENSPFHSEALHMTTKLDRRYSALVEVQACGSVVTEEQPHAMLVPMEYFLMGYGLYRPCQLSCSPRSPRSPSGISPELLSPESMGVKLKPIKTRVSLPV; this is translated from the exons ATGGGAGAATCGAGCAGCTCGGTGTCTGTTGATGTGGAGAGGATTTCGTTTGGGGGAAAG GAACATCATATACAAACAAGCCATGGTCCAATATCAGTTGCTGTATTTGGAGATCATGAAAAGCCTGCCCTAGTTACTTATCCAGACGTGGCTTTAAATT ATATGTCCTGCTTTCAAGGATTATTTTTTTGTCCCGAAGCTTCTACATTGCTGCTTCACAATTTCTGTATATACCATATTAGCCCTCCAGGTCATGAG TTGGGAGCTGCTCCAATTTCTTCAGATGTTCCAGTGCCTTCTGTTGATCACTTAGCAGATCAGGTGGCAGAAGTTCTTGATTACTTTGG GTTAGGTTCGGTGATGTGTTTGGGGGTGACAGCGGGTGCTTACATTCTTACCCTTTTTGCT ACAAAATATAGGGAGCGGGTTCTTGGTTTGATGCTTGTCTCACCTCTATGCAAGGCTCCCTCATGGACTGAGTGGTTGTATAATAAG GTTTTATCGAATTTGCTATATTTTTATGGGATGTGCGGCTTGATCAAGGAATGCTTGCTTCAACGATACTTCAGCAAG GAAGTTCGTGGAAGTTCACAGGTTCCTGAGTCAGATATTGTGCAAGCCTGTAGAAGT TTGCTCGATGAAAGGCAGTGTACAAACGTCTGGAGATTTCTTCAATCGATAAATGG GAGACATGACTTGACGGAATCATTGAAGAAACTGCAGTGCAGGACACTAGTTTTTGTGGGTGAAAACTCTCCCTTCCACTCCGAGGCCCTTCACATGACCACAAAGCTGGACAGAAGATACAGCGCCTTGGTCGAG GTCCAGGCGTGTGGTTCGGTTGTGACAGAGGAGCAACCCCATGCGATGCTGGTACCCATGGAGTACTTCCTCATGGGGTATGGTCTGTACCGGCCATGCCAGCTGAGCTGCAGCCCGCGGAGCCCTCGCAGTCCATCAGGCATCTCCCCTGAGCTGCTTTCACCTGAGAGCATGGGAGTGAAGTTAAAGCCCATAAAGACAAGGGTCTCCCTTCCAGTTTGA